From Domibacillus sp. DTU_2020_1001157_1_SI_ALB_TIR_016, a single genomic window includes:
- a CDS encoding sugar phosphate isomerase/epimerase family protein, which yields MKLGVFTVLFSNKSFEDMLDHVKEAGLDAVEIGTGCYPGNAHCPLDELLEDEKKRADYLEAVTSRGLTISAFSCHGNPLTPDKAFAEESDSVLRKTIKLASLLNVPVVNCFSGTPGDSEEAKQPNWPVVPWPAEYHDILKWQWEKKLIPYWKEIGEIAKSHNVKIGLELHGGFLVHTPYTMLKLREETCDAIGANLDPSHLWWQGIDPVAAIKILGKAGAIHHFHAKDTYIDQDNVNMYGLTDMQPYGDVQSRAWTFRSVGCGHSVQEWSDMMSALRLYNYDYVVSIEHEDAIMSIDEGFSRAVKNLNDVLIRESAGEMWWA from the coding sequence TTGAAATTAGGTGTATTTACCGTGTTATTCTCCAACAAGTCCTTTGAGGACATGCTGGATCATGTAAAAGAAGCTGGCCTGGACGCCGTTGAAATTGGTACAGGCTGTTATCCGGGCAACGCGCATTGTCCGCTTGATGAGCTGCTGGAAGATGAGAAAAAGCGTGCCGATTATCTGGAAGCTGTGACGTCACGCGGTCTTACAATCAGTGCCTTCAGCTGCCATGGCAATCCGCTCACACCGGACAAGGCATTTGCGGAAGAATCCGATTCTGTACTCCGTAAAACGATTAAGCTCGCTTCTCTTTTGAATGTGCCGGTTGTTAACTGTTTTTCCGGCACTCCAGGAGACTCCGAGGAAGCTAAGCAGCCAAACTGGCCTGTTGTTCCGTGGCCAGCAGAATATCATGATATTTTAAAATGGCAGTGGGAGAAAAAGCTTATTCCATATTGGAAGGAAATTGGCGAAATTGCCAAAAGCCATAATGTAAAAATTGGGCTCGAGCTGCATGGCGGTTTTCTGGTTCATACTCCTTATACAATGCTCAAGCTTCGCGAGGAAACATGTGATGCCATTGGTGCAAACCTTGATCCAAGTCATTTGTGGTGGCAGGGTATTGATCCAGTGGCTGCCATTAAAATTCTCGGTAAAGCAGGTGCTATTCACCATTTTCACGCGAAAGACACGTATATTGATCAAGACAACGTCAACATGTACGGCTTGACAGATATGCAGCCTTACGGTGATGTGCAGTCGCGTGCCTGGACATTCCGCAGTGTTGGCTGCGGTCATAGTGTACAGGAGTGGTCTGACATGATGAGCGCGCTTCGTCTATATAACTATGATTATGTCGTCAGCATCGAGCATGAAGATGCAATCATGTCTATCGACGAAGGCTTCAGCCGTGCTGTGAAAAATTTAAACGATGTACTGATCCGTGAATCTGCCGGTGAGATGTGGTGGGCGTAA